A DNA window from Rhodococcus sp. Z13 contains the following coding sequences:
- the trxA gene encoding thioredoxin: MPTQTLTQQNFDEVVTGNDIVLVDFWADWCGPCKQFAPTFEASSDKHPDVVHGKVDTEAEQAIAAAANIRSIPTVMAFREGILVYNQAGALPPAALDDLVSQVKALDMDEVRKQIAAARAAEAQAPRP; this comes from the coding sequence TTGCCTACACAGACCCTCACACAGCAGAACTTCGACGAGGTCGTCACCGGCAACGACATTGTACTCGTCGATTTCTGGGCCGACTGGTGCGGACCGTGCAAACAGTTCGCGCCGACCTTCGAGGCCTCGTCGGACAAGCACCCCGACGTCGTCCACGGCAAGGTCGACACCGAGGCCGAGCAGGCGATCGCCGCGGCGGCGAACATCCGCTCGATCCCGACCGTCATGGCCTTCCGTGAAGGCATCCTGGTCTACAACCAGGCCGGAGCTCTCCCGCCGGCCGCCCTCGACGATCTGGTCTCCCAGGTGAAGGCTCTCGATATGGACGAGGTCCGCAAGCAGATCGCCGCAGCCCGCGCCGCCGAGGCCCAGGCACCACGACCGTAG
- the polA gene encoding DNA polymerase I, with the protein MTRASTSPKTAASAVDRPTLLLLDGHSLAFRAFYALPAENFKTHSGQTTNAVYGFTSMLINLLRDEQPTHVAAAFDVSRKTFRAELFAAYKAQRSAAPDDFKGQIDLTKEVLGAMGIPVMAIEGYEADDIIATLATQAQNQGFRVLVVTGDRDALQLVNDDVTVLYPRRGVSDLTRFTPEAVEEKYGLTPQQYPDFAALRGDPSDNLPGIPGVGEKTAAKWIREYGSLSGLVDRVDEVRGKTGDALRENLSNVLLNRQLTEMVRDVAVPYTPDQLALAPWDRDRIHRLFDDLEFKVLRDRLFDTLSSAEPEAEEGFEVRGGIVEPGALGDWLAEHAPAGKRHGLAVTGTGTPYGGDATAIAVAGADGEGAYVSTLALTPEDETALAAWLADPAVEKAVHEAKSALHALRGRGWTVAGITSDTALAAYLVRPGQRSFKLDDLSLRYLKRELRVEDTGAQQLSLLDDEDAADAQVAESQILAARAVVDLAAALDTELEAIESTHLLTDMELPLLEVLADLESTGIAVDIDHLHDLQSEFAAQVAAAANAAYEVIGKQINLGSPKQLQVVLFDELEMPKTKKTKTGYTTDADALQNLFDKTGHPFLEHLLAHREHTKMKTTVDGLVKSVADDGRIHTTFNQTVAATGRLSSTDPNLQNIPVRTEAGRRIRDGFVVGEGFDLLLTADYSQIEMRIMAHLSADEGLIEAFRTGEDLHTFVASRAFGVPAEEVTPELRRRVKAMSYGLAYGLSAYGLAQQLKISIDEAREQMEAYFTRFGGVRDYLHNVVEEARKVGYTSTLYGRRRYLPDLNSDNRQRREVAERAALNAPIQGTAADIIKVAMIDVQKALCEAGLRSRMLLQVHDELVLEVVESEREQVEALVRDKMDSVIELSVPLEVSVGYGRTWDAAAH; encoded by the coding sequence GTGACCCGTGCATCCACTTCTCCGAAGACCGCTGCGTCCGCCGTCGACCGCCCGACCCTGCTGCTCCTCGACGGGCACTCGCTGGCCTTCCGGGCGTTCTACGCGCTGCCCGCCGAGAACTTCAAGACCCACAGCGGGCAGACCACGAACGCGGTCTACGGGTTCACCTCGATGCTCATCAACCTCCTGCGCGACGAGCAGCCCACCCACGTCGCCGCGGCATTCGACGTCAGCCGCAAGACCTTCCGCGCCGAACTGTTCGCCGCCTACAAGGCCCAGCGCAGCGCCGCCCCCGACGATTTCAAGGGCCAGATCGACCTCACCAAGGAGGTCCTCGGCGCGATGGGCATCCCGGTCATGGCGATCGAGGGCTACGAGGCCGACGACATCATCGCCACCCTCGCCACCCAGGCGCAGAACCAGGGCTTCCGGGTGCTCGTCGTCACCGGCGACCGCGACGCGCTGCAGCTCGTCAACGACGACGTCACCGTGCTGTACCCGCGGCGCGGCGTGTCCGACCTGACGCGCTTCACCCCGGAGGCGGTCGAGGAGAAGTACGGCCTGACGCCCCAGCAGTATCCCGACTTCGCGGCGCTGCGCGGCGACCCGAGCGACAACCTGCCCGGCATCCCCGGAGTGGGGGAGAAGACCGCCGCCAAGTGGATCCGCGAGTACGGCAGCCTCAGCGGCCTCGTCGACCGCGTCGACGAGGTGCGCGGCAAGACCGGCGACGCGCTGCGCGAGAACCTGTCCAACGTGCTGCTCAACCGGCAGCTCACCGAGATGGTCCGCGACGTCGCCGTGCCGTACACCCCCGACCAGCTCGCCCTCGCCCCCTGGGACCGCGACCGCATCCACCGTCTGTTCGACGACCTCGAGTTCAAGGTCCTGCGCGACCGGCTGTTCGACACCCTGTCCTCCGCCGAACCCGAGGCCGAGGAGGGCTTCGAGGTGCGCGGCGGCATCGTCGAACCGGGTGCGCTCGGCGACTGGCTGGCCGAACACGCCCCGGCCGGCAAGCGGCACGGCCTGGCCGTGACCGGCACCGGCACCCCCTACGGCGGCGACGCCACCGCGATCGCCGTGGCCGGAGCCGATGGGGAGGGTGCCTACGTCAGCACCCTCGCGCTCACCCCGGAGGACGAGACCGCGCTCGCCGCGTGGCTCGCCGACCCGGCCGTGGAAAAGGCCGTGCACGAAGCGAAGTCGGCGCTGCACGCGCTGCGGGGCCGGGGCTGGACGGTCGCCGGGATCACCAGCGACACCGCACTCGCCGCCTATCTCGTGCGGCCCGGGCAGCGGTCGTTCAAGCTCGACGACCTGTCGCTGCGCTACCTCAAGCGCGAACTGCGCGTGGAGGACACCGGCGCGCAGCAACTGTCGCTGCTCGACGACGAGGACGCCGCGGACGCGCAGGTCGCCGAGAGCCAGATCCTCGCGGCGCGGGCCGTCGTCGACCTCGCCGCCGCGCTCGACACCGAACTCGAGGCCATCGAGTCGACGCACCTGCTCACCGACATGGAACTGCCGCTGCTCGAGGTCCTCGCCGACCTCGAATCCACCGGCATCGCAGTCGACATCGACCATCTGCACGACCTGCAGTCGGAGTTCGCCGCTCAGGTCGCCGCGGCCGCGAACGCCGCCTACGAGGTCATCGGCAAGCAGATCAACCTCGGATCGCCGAAGCAGCTGCAGGTGGTGCTCTTCGACGAACTCGAGATGCCGAAGACGAAGAAGACCAAGACCGGCTACACCACCGACGCCGACGCCCTGCAGAACCTGTTCGACAAGACGGGCCATCCCTTCCTCGAACACCTTCTCGCGCACCGCGAGCACACCAAGATGAAGACCACCGTCGACGGGCTCGTGAAGTCGGTGGCCGACGACGGCCGCATCCACACCACCTTCAACCAGACGGTCGCCGCGACCGGCCGCCTGTCGTCGACCGACCCGAACCTGCAGAACATCCCGGTCCGCACCGAGGCGGGTCGACGCATCCGTGACGGGTTCGTCGTCGGCGAGGGTTTCGATCTGCTGCTCACCGCCGACTACAGCCAGATCGAGATGCGCATCATGGCGCACCTGTCGGCCGACGAGGGCCTGATCGAGGCCTTCCGCACCGGCGAGGACCTGCACACCTTCGTGGCGTCGCGGGCCTTCGGGGTGCCGGCGGAGGAGGTCACCCCCGAGCTTCGGCGCCGGGTCAAGGCCATGTCCTACGGGCTGGCCTACGGGCTCAGCGCCTATGGTCTCGCGCAGCAGCTGAAGATCTCCATCGACGAGGCCCGCGAGCAGATGGAGGCATACTTCACCCGCTTCGGTGGGGTGCGTGACTACCTGCACAACGTCGTCGAGGAGGCCCGCAAGGTGGGCTACACCTCCACCCTCTACGGTCGCCGCCGCTATCTGCCCGATCTCAACAGCGACAACCGGCAGCGCCGGGAGGTCGCCGAACGCGCCGCGCTCAACGCCCCCATCCAGGGCACCGCCGCCGACATCATCAAGGTCGCGATGATCGACGTGCAGAAGGCGCTGTGCGAGGCCGGGCTGCGGTCGCGGATGCTGCTGCAGGTACACGACGAACTCGTGCTCGAGGTCGTCGAGTCCGAACGCGAGCAGGTCGAGGCGCTGGTGCGCGACAAGATGGACTCGGTCATCGAGCTGTCCGTGCCGCTCGAGGTGTCCGTCGGCTACGGCCGCACCTGGGACGCCGCCGCGCACTGA
- a CDS encoding ANTAR domain-containing response regulator: protein MAAAPHDSTATSRRVVVAEDEALIRLDLVEMLREEGYEVVGEAGDGQRAVELAEELKPDLVIMDVKMPRRDGIDAASEIAQRRIAPVVILTAFSQRELVERARDAGAMAYLVKPFSKSDLVPAIEVAVSRFAELRELEREVQGLNERFETRKLVDRAKGLLMDKHAMTEPEAFRWIQRTAMDRRTTMKQVAVVVIENLGEESAG, encoded by the coding sequence ATGGCAGCCGCGCCGCACGACAGCACCGCAACGTCCCGTCGGGTCGTGGTGGCCGAGGACGAGGCTCTGATCAGGCTCGATCTTGTGGAGATGCTCCGTGAGGAGGGCTACGAGGTCGTGGGTGAGGCCGGCGACGGACAGCGGGCCGTCGAGCTCGCCGAGGAGCTGAAGCCGGATCTGGTCATCATGGACGTCAAGATGCCCCGCCGCGACGGCATCGACGCCGCCTCCGAGATCGCCCAGCGCCGTATCGCACCTGTGGTTATTCTCACAGCCTTCAGTCAGCGTGAACTCGTCGAGCGCGCCCGGGACGCCGGTGCCATGGCGTATCTCGTCAAACCGTTCTCCAAGAGCGATCTCGTGCCGGCCATCGAGGTCGCCGTCAGCCGCTTCGCGGAACTGCGCGAACTCGAACGCGAGGTGCAGGGACTCAACGAACGCTTCGAGACCCGCAAGCTCGTCGACCGCGCCAAGGGGCTGCTCATGGACAAGCACGCGATGACCGAACCCGAGGCCTTCCGGTGGATCCAGCGCACCGCCATGGACCGGCGCACCACCATGAAGCAGGTCGCCGTGGTCGTCATCGAGAACCTGGGCGAGGAGTCCGCCGGATAA
- a CDS encoding isocitrate/isopropylmalate dehydrogenase family protein translates to MLRPYRIGILEGDGIGPEIVPATRTVVDAAVEAAGGPPVEWVPLPIGTSAIETHGSPLPDSTLAALEGLEAWILGPHDSASYPEAFRGELTPGGRIRKHFDLFANIRPACALPGVRAVSPKMDLVLVRENTEGFYADRNMAVGSGEFMPTPDVALAVGVITRAACERIAHTAFDLASRRRKRVTVVHKANVLSHTTGLFRDVCREVGRLYPSVTVDDAHVDAMAALLVRRGEEFDVVVTENMFGDILSDLAAELSGSLGTAASINASRTKTMAQAAHGAAPDIAGQDCADPIALMLSAAMLLDRVGAREDVYFIDAARRIEDAVRATVAAGIATPDLGGTASTTGFTEAVVQRLRA, encoded by the coding sequence ATGCTCCGGCCCTATCGCATCGGCATCCTCGAGGGGGACGGCATCGGTCCCGAGATCGTGCCCGCGACCCGGACCGTCGTCGACGCCGCCGTCGAGGCCGCCGGTGGACCGCCCGTCGAATGGGTGCCGCTGCCCATCGGGACCTCCGCCATCGAGACCCACGGCAGCCCTCTGCCCGACAGCACCCTCGCGGCGCTCGAAGGACTCGAGGCCTGGATCCTCGGCCCCCACGACAGCGCCTCCTATCCCGAGGCGTTCCGCGGCGAACTCACCCCCGGCGGCCGGATCCGCAAGCACTTCGACCTGTTCGCCAACATCCGTCCCGCCTGCGCGCTCCCGGGTGTGCGGGCGGTGTCGCCGAAGATGGACCTCGTCCTCGTCCGCGAGAACACCGAGGGTTTCTACGCCGACCGGAACATGGCCGTCGGCAGCGGCGAATTCATGCCCACCCCGGACGTGGCGCTCGCCGTCGGGGTGATCACCCGCGCGGCGTGCGAACGTATCGCCCACACCGCCTTCGACCTCGCCTCGCGGCGCCGCAAGCGGGTCACCGTCGTGCACAAGGCGAACGTGCTCTCCCACACCACGGGACTGTTCCGCGACGTGTGCCGGGAGGTCGGTCGGCTGTACCCGAGCGTGACGGTCGACGACGCCCACGTCGACGCGATGGCCGCGCTGCTCGTGCGCCGCGGTGAGGAGTTCGACGTCGTGGTGACGGAGAACATGTTCGGCGACATCCTGTCCGATCTCGCCGCCGAACTGTCCGGCTCCCTCGGCACCGCCGCGTCCATCAACGCCTCGCGCACCAAGACGATGGCGCAGGCCGCACACGGCGCAGCACCCGACATCGCCGGGCAGGACTGCGCCGACCCCATCGCCCTGATGCTGTCCGCCGCCATGCTTCTCGACCGTGTCGGCGCGCGCGAGGACGTCTACTTCATCGACGCCGCACGCCGCATCGAGGACGCGGTGCGGGCCACCGTCGCCGCCGGCATCGCCACCCCCGATCTCGGTGGCACGGCGTCGACAACCGGCTTCACCGAGGCCGTCGTGCAGCGACTGCGCGCCTGA
- a CDS encoding ABC transporter ATP-binding protein/permease: MEWGTVVADSAMWTLKAYAITLVVFLAVLVAVVRFTHWGRQWWRVAGSFFDPRNGLGGPGLAAVVLLLTVFAVRMNVLFSYWYNDFYTAIQNLDESAFWRFMRVFAILATVHVVRALVAYLLAQTLDIRWRTHLNEHLLDRWLRSGSFYKDRFVSSPVDNPDQRIQVDITDFVTTTRVLSMGAVTAVLSIVSFTGILWDLSGPLTIFGTEIPRAMVFLVFVYVLVTTAVAFWIGRPLIRLNFLNEKLGATYRYALVRVREYGESIAFYRGENVERGGLLSRFAAVIRNWWRIVFRMLKFDGFNLAVNQTAVIFPFLVQGPRLFAGQVTLGDVMQTSNAFGQVHDSLSFFRESYDDFAAFRATTIRLNGLLDTTEHAEELPTLAATESGDRLELAGLSVTTPSGTPLVADLSLSVAPGEALLVRGASGSGKTTLLRTIAGLWPYARGTVDRPVGDGLFLSQDPYLPLGTLREAVTYPHETVHDERAVRAALERVQLGHLADRLDAEADWGRTLSPGEQQRLGFARILLSRPAIVFLDEATAAVDEGLEDALYRTVREALPESVIVSVGHRSTLDRFHDRVLELRGDGRWAITDRVP; encoded by the coding sequence CTGGAGTGGGGAACGGTCGTCGCCGACAGCGCGATGTGGACGCTGAAGGCCTACGCGATCACGCTCGTGGTGTTCCTGGCCGTGCTCGTCGCGGTGGTGCGATTCACCCACTGGGGACGGCAGTGGTGGCGTGTCGCCGGGTCGTTCTTCGATCCCCGCAACGGTCTCGGCGGGCCCGGGCTCGCCGCGGTCGTGCTGCTGCTGACGGTCTTCGCGGTGCGGATGAACGTGCTGTTCTCGTACTGGTACAACGACTTCTACACGGCCATCCAGAATCTCGACGAGTCGGCGTTCTGGCGGTTCATGCGGGTCTTCGCGATCCTGGCCACCGTGCACGTGGTGCGCGCCCTGGTCGCCTATCTGCTCGCGCAGACCCTCGACATCCGCTGGCGGACCCACCTCAACGAGCATCTGCTGGACCGGTGGCTGCGGTCGGGATCCTTCTACAAGGACCGCTTCGTCTCCTCCCCCGTCGACAATCCCGATCAACGGATCCAGGTGGACATCACCGATTTCGTCACCACGACCCGGGTGCTGTCGATGGGCGCGGTCACCGCGGTGTTGTCGATCGTGAGCTTCACCGGCATCCTGTGGGACCTGTCGGGGCCGCTGACGATCTTCGGCACCGAGATCCCGCGCGCGATGGTGTTCCTCGTGTTCGTGTACGTGCTCGTCACCACGGCGGTCGCGTTCTGGATCGGCCGCCCGCTGATCCGGTTGAACTTCCTCAACGAGAAACTCGGCGCCACCTACCGGTACGCGCTGGTGCGGGTGCGCGAATACGGCGAGTCCATCGCGTTCTACCGCGGCGAGAACGTCGAACGCGGCGGACTGCTCTCGAGGTTCGCCGCGGTGATCCGCAACTGGTGGCGGATCGTGTTCCGGATGCTCAAGTTCGACGGCTTCAACCTGGCCGTGAACCAGACGGCGGTGATCTTCCCGTTCCTCGTGCAGGGCCCGCGCCTGTTCGCCGGGCAGGTCACCCTCGGCGACGTGATGCAGACGTCCAACGCGTTCGGCCAGGTGCACGACTCGCTGTCGTTCTTCCGCGAGTCGTACGACGACTTCGCGGCGTTCCGCGCCACCACCATCCGCCTCAACGGGCTGCTCGACACCACCGAGCACGCCGAGGAACTGCCCACCCTCGCGGCGACCGAGAGCGGGGATCGCCTGGAGCTGGCGGGACTGTCGGTCACCACCCCGTCGGGCACACCGCTCGTCGCCGACCTGTCGCTGAGCGTCGCGCCCGGGGAGGCCCTGCTGGTGCGGGGCGCGTCGGGCAGCGGCAAGACCACCCTGCTGCGGACGATCGCGGGACTGTGGCCCTATGCGCGCGGCACCGTGGATCGCCCCGTCGGTGACGGCCTGTTCCTGTCGCAGGACCCCTACCTGCCGCTGGGCACTCTGCGCGAGGCCGTCACCTATCCGCACGAGACGGTCCACGACGAACGTGCGGTGCGGGCCGCGCTGGAGCGGGTGCAGCTCGGGCATCTCGCCGACCGTCTGGACGCGGAGGCGGACTGGGGCCGGACCCTGTCCCCGGGCGAGCAGCAGCGCCTCGGCTTCGCCCGCATCCTGCTGTCGCGGCCGGCGATCGTGTTCCTGGACGAGGCGACGGCCGCGGTCGACGAGGGACTCGAGGACGCGCTCTACCGCACGGTGCGCGAGGCGCTGCCGGAGTCGGTGATCGTGAGCGTCGGCCACCGGAGCACCCTGGACCGGTTCCACGACCGGGTGCTCGAACTGCGGGGCGACGGCCGCTGGGCGATCACCGACCGGGTGCCGTGA
- a CDS encoding MFS transporter, whose amino-acid sequence MDTTTATSAAAPRISDSRATAVIITLCFGSLAGALMQSLVIPIQSELPALLDTSAANASWAITATLLAGGVSMPVTGRLADMYGKKRVMVACAAILVVASLLCAVGTGLVPFLLGRALQGIAMGYIPVAISAVRALAPREKQATAVATVSATLGVGGAIGLPLSAWIAQTFDWHALFYVSTALAVVVLAATALVVPATGDTHPARLDLVGLALMAVGLVSLLVGISKGSTWGWGSGTTWACIVGGLVVLVIFGLFELRHHDPLVDVRTMGHRPVFFTNIAAVLIGFGMMASSIVVPQLLQMDERTGYGLGQTILQAGMWMFPGGLMMMVFAPISARLINAIGARLTLAIGAFVVACGYVFGAFMMDAPWKLMVSVIISSAGVGIGYAAFPTLIMDNVPLAEAGSSVGVNSLMRSVGTTTAGAVMAAVLTSKTMELGGFSIPSESAFQLCFFVGAGAAVAGALVALLVPARTRRSAGRPDTPEPGKVNA is encoded by the coding sequence ATGGACACCACCACCGCGACGAGCGCGGCGGCACCGAGAATCTCGGACAGCCGCGCCACCGCCGTCATCATCACGCTGTGCTTCGGGTCGCTGGCCGGAGCGCTCATGCAGTCGCTGGTCATCCCGATCCAATCCGAACTGCCCGCTCTGCTCGACACCTCGGCCGCCAACGCGTCCTGGGCGATCACCGCCACCCTGCTGGCCGGCGGCGTCTCCATGCCGGTCACCGGGCGCCTGGCCGACATGTACGGCAAGAAGCGCGTCATGGTCGCCTGCGCTGCGATCCTGGTCGTCGCCTCGCTGCTGTGCGCCGTCGGCACCGGCCTGGTGCCCTTCCTCCTCGGCCGCGCCCTCCAGGGCATCGCGATGGGCTACATCCCGGTCGCCATCTCCGCCGTGCGCGCACTCGCCCCGAGGGAGAAGCAGGCCACCGCGGTCGCGACCGTCTCCGCCACCCTCGGTGTCGGCGGTGCCATCGGCCTGCCGCTGTCGGCGTGGATCGCCCAGACCTTCGACTGGCACGCCCTGTTCTACGTCTCCACCGCGCTGGCGGTCGTCGTGCTCGCCGCCACCGCGCTGGTCGTCCCGGCAACCGGGGACACCCACCCCGCCCGGCTGGACCTCGTCGGCCTCGCGCTCATGGCCGTCGGTCTCGTCTCGCTGCTCGTCGGCATCTCGAAGGGCTCGACCTGGGGCTGGGGCAGCGGCACCACCTGGGCCTGCATCGTCGGCGGCCTCGTCGTCCTGGTGATCTTCGGCCTGTTCGAGCTGCGCCACCACGATCCGCTGGTCGACGTGCGCACCATGGGACACCGGCCGGTGTTCTTCACCAACATCGCCGCCGTGCTCATCGGTTTCGGCATGATGGCCTCGTCGATCGTCGTGCCGCAGCTGCTGCAGATGGACGAGCGCACCGGCTACGGCCTCGGCCAGACCATCCTGCAGGCCGGCATGTGGATGTTCCCCGGCGGCCTGATGATGATGGTCTTCGCCCCGATCTCCGCGCGGCTCATCAACGCCATCGGCGCCCGCCTCACCCTCGCCATCGGCGCCTTCGTCGTCGCCTGCGGCTACGTCTTCGGCGCCTTCATGATGGACGCGCCGTGGAAGCTGATGGTCAGCGTGATCATCTCCTCCGCCGGTGTCGGCATCGGCTACGCCGCCTTCCCGACGCTCATCATGGACAACGTCCCCCTCGCGGAGGCCGGGTCCAGCGTCGGCGTCAACTCACTGATGCGCTCGGTCGGCACCACCACGGCCGGTGCCGTCATGGCCGCCGTGCTCACAAGCAAGACGATGGAGCTGGGCGGTTTCTCGATCCCGAGCGAGTCCGCCTTCCAGCTCTGCTTCTTCGTCGGCGCGGGTGCCGCGGTCGCGGGCGCACTGGTCGCGCTGCTCGTCCCGGCTCGCACCCGGCGGTCCGCGGGCCGGCCGGACACCCCGGAGCCAGGGAAGGTGAACGCCTGA
- a CDS encoding 2'-5' RNA ligase family protein has product MVQSVELLLDAGLDAVVRDEWSRLLEAGIASQGRIRSESNRPHMTLFVAREIPAELEEAVQAAIAVRRLTVRLGGVVVFGGRHATLARAVVPSAELLDLQARVYTALAGCPGIPDHIRPGEWTPHVTLARRVPSARLGTALLAVQTPERKLLGSSAGIRRWDGEARREWLLV; this is encoded by the coding sequence GTGGTCCAATCGGTGGAACTGCTCCTCGATGCGGGGCTCGACGCGGTGGTGCGCGACGAGTGGTCTCGGCTGCTCGAGGCGGGTATCGCGAGTCAGGGGCGGATCCGTTCGGAGTCCAACCGCCCGCACATGACGTTGTTCGTGGCGCGGGAGATCCCGGCCGAACTCGAGGAGGCGGTGCAGGCGGCGATCGCCGTGCGGCGGCTCACCGTCCGGCTCGGCGGTGTGGTGGTCTTCGGGGGCCGGCACGCGACCCTGGCCCGGGCAGTGGTGCCGTCGGCGGAACTGCTGGACCTGCAGGCCCGCGTGTACACGGCGCTGGCCGGATGTCCCGGGATCCCGGATCACATCCGCCCGGGGGAATGGACCCCGCACGTGACGTTGGCCCGCCGGGTCCCGTCCGCACGGCTCGGCACCGCGCTGCTGGCAGTGCAGACCCCGGAACGAAAGCTGCTGGGTTCGAGTGCGGGGATCCGTCGCTGGGACGGTGAGGCCCGCCGCGAGTGGCTCCTCGTTTGA
- a CDS encoding class II glutamine amidotransferase, protein MAYSGDPILVEDLLFRPVHSLIDQALHSHMGATTTNGDGFGIGWYGEGSEPALFKSVEPAWNDRNLVEISRQIRTPLLFAHVRASTGSEVQRSNCHPFRHDNWLWMHNGEVHEFLRIKRDLAMAVDPSLYSSIEGTTDSEMLFFLALTFGLADDPFTAVARTVGFVEDVAARHGIENAVQATLATTDGESIWVFRYSTAQQTRSLFYSTEIEKVRALHPEVEVLRRYGDDTRFVVSEPLRDLEGLWNEVPESHAGIIHAGTDDFRPFHPIPPVRQTAGATRSEEASAR, encoded by the coding sequence ATGGCGTACTCCGGCGATCCGATCCTCGTCGAGGATCTGTTGTTCCGTCCCGTCCACTCCCTGATCGACCAGGCCCTGCACTCCCACATGGGTGCGACCACCACCAACGGTGACGGTTTCGGGATCGGCTGGTACGGCGAGGGCTCCGAACCCGCGCTGTTCAAGAGCGTCGAACCGGCATGGAACGACCGCAATCTCGTCGAGATCTCCCGTCAGATCCGGACCCCGCTGCTGTTCGCCCACGTGCGGGCCTCCACCGGATCCGAGGTGCAGCGCAGCAACTGCCATCCCTTCCGGCACGACAACTGGCTGTGGATGCACAACGGCGAGGTCCACGAGTTCCTGCGGATCAAACGCGACCTCGCGATGGCCGTCGACCCGAGCCTGTACTCCTCGATCGAGGGCACGACCGACTCGGAGATGCTGTTCTTCCTCGCCCTGACCTTCGGGCTCGCCGACGATCCCTTCACCGCGGTCGCCCGCACAGTCGGGTTCGTCGAGGACGTCGCCGCACGGCACGGCATCGAGAACGCCGTGCAGGCGACCCTGGCGACCACCGACGGTGAATCGATCTGGGTGTTCCGGTACTCGACCGCACAGCAGACCCGCTCGCTGTTCTATTCGACGGAGATCGAGAAGGTCCGGGCCCTGCACCCCGAGGTCGAGGTGCTGCGCCGCTACGGCGACGACACCCGCTTCGTCGTCTCCGAACCGCTACGCGACCTCGAAGGCCTGTGGAACGAGGTGCCCGAGTCGCACGCCGGGATCATCCACGCCGGGACGGACGACTTCCGGCCGTTCCACCCCATCCCGCCCGTGCGGCAGACCGCGGGGGCGACGCGCAGCGAAGAAGCCTCGGCGAGATAG
- the lexA gene encoding transcriptional repressor LexA — protein sequence MTGYDEFDMFGGLDPSSLPLRQQQILLAIRDWIVAHGCAPSTRQIADTVGLRSTSTVSRHLKALEEKGFLRRGSAVTRQLDVRPFLGASGGEGGSDDTVTVPVVGDIAAGAPILAEEHTDDLLTLPRDLTGSGTVFALRVRGESMVDAAICDGDVVVVKQQHEAHSGQIVAAMIDGEATVKVFRRRNGHVYLEPRNPAYPVIDGDGAVVLGVVVSVMRRI from the coding sequence GTGACCGGTTACGACGAGTTCGACATGTTCGGGGGCCTCGACCCCTCCTCCCTCCCGCTCCGCCAGCAGCAGATCCTGCTCGCGATCCGGGACTGGATCGTCGCCCACGGTTGTGCCCCGAGCACGCGGCAGATCGCGGACACCGTGGGGCTGCGGTCGACGTCGACGGTCTCGCGGCATCTGAAGGCGCTGGAGGAGAAGGGTTTCCTGCGGCGCGGCAGTGCCGTGACCCGGCAGCTCGACGTACGTCCCTTCCTGGGCGCCTCCGGCGGGGAGGGTGGCTCGGACGACACCGTCACGGTTCCGGTGGTCGGCGACATCGCCGCCGGTGCGCCGATCCTCGCCGAGGAGCACACCGACGACCTGCTCACCCTCCCCCGCGACCTGACCGGTTCGGGCACCGTGTTCGCCCTGCGGGTGCGGGGCGAGTCGATGGTCGACGCCGCGATCTGCGACGGCGACGTCGTGGTGGTGAAGCAGCAGCACGAGGCGCATTCGGGGCAGATCGTCGCCGCGATGATCGACGGGGAGGCCACTGTCAAGGTCTTCCGGCGGCGCAACGGTCACGTCTACCTCGAGCCGCGGAATCCCGCCTATCCGGTCATCGACGGCGACGGCGCGGTGGTGCTGGGTGTCGTCGTGTCGGTGATGCGCCGGATCTGA
- a CDS encoding MarR family winged helix-turn-helix transcriptional regulator, which produces MVPITGLVESVRDMPEWGLVVATARLERGQRAAQSLNELNAADNRLLWLLLGADEPRTMRQIAEDLRLEQSTVNRQVNAALARGLVERLDSAGGGAKALRATPAGRAMFESELERKMSLLATALDALPAEAREDFVRHLEVFASAYVDAAEHQAQDGTARVAPRGELRGEGSPRGAGATPPRR; this is translated from the coding sequence GTGGTTCCCATCACAGGCCTGGTGGAGTCGGTACGCGACATGCCCGAGTGGGGACTCGTGGTGGCCACCGCGCGTCTCGAACGGGGGCAGCGCGCGGCCCAGTCGCTGAACGAACTCAACGCCGCCGACAACCGGCTGCTGTGGCTGCTCCTCGGCGCGGACGAACCCCGGACCATGCGGCAGATCGCCGAGGATCTCCGGCTGGAACAGTCCACGGTGAACCGCCAGGTCAACGCCGCGCTGGCGCGCGGCCTGGTCGAACGCCTCGACAGCGCCGGCGGAGGTGCGAAGGCCCTGCGGGCGACCCCGGCGGGCCGGGCGATGTTCGAATCCGAGCTCGAGCGCAAGATGTCGCTCCTCGCGACCGCGCTGGACGCACTCCCGGCGGAGGCACGCGAGGACTTCGTCCGGCACCTCGAGGTCTTCGCCTCGGCCTACGTCGACGCGGCCGAGCACCAGGCGCAGGACGGGACGGCGCGCGTGGCGCCTCGGGGAGAGCTTCGGGGAGAAGGGTCACCCCGAGGCGCCGGCGCCACTCCACCGCGACGGTGA